From Micromonospora nigra, one genomic window encodes:
- a CDS encoding permease prefix domain 1-containing protein: MTSLTDRYLAATLRSVPAARREEIATELRASIADMIEGRTAAGQDPAAAEREVLTELGNPTQLAARYADRRLQLIGPAYYLVWQRLLITLLSIIPAVVGVIVAVLDATVGDNPGGAIGKGVVAAFQTAVQIAFWVTVVFAVMERLGTPLNLPAWNVDQLPDEPVERDARLIDTCAGIAFIVITIAFLFWQHFQSVVPGEGDGLPFIDPALWSSWLPVLLAVLVASIGVEIAKYRAGRWTWPLVGVNAVLNLAFAVPLVWLLLTDRLINPDLVDRFEWLREGGSDTAVRVAVVVVAVIVVWDVIDSVIKARRAAVR; the protein is encoded by the coding sequence ATGACCTCCCTCACCGATCGCTACCTCGCCGCGACCCTCCGCTCGGTGCCGGCCGCGCGTCGCGAGGAGATCGCCACCGAACTCCGCGCGTCCATCGCGGACATGATCGAAGGACGGACCGCCGCCGGGCAGGACCCCGCCGCCGCCGAGCGGGAGGTGCTCACCGAGTTGGGCAACCCCACCCAGCTCGCCGCCCGCTACGCCGACCGCCGGCTCCAGCTCATCGGGCCGGCCTACTACCTGGTCTGGCAGCGGCTGCTGATCACCCTGCTCAGCATCATCCCCGCCGTCGTCGGGGTGATCGTGGCCGTGCTGGACGCCACGGTCGGCGACAACCCGGGCGGCGCGATCGGCAAGGGCGTCGTCGCCGCGTTCCAGACCGCCGTGCAGATCGCCTTCTGGGTGACCGTCGTCTTCGCGGTCATGGAACGCCTCGGCACCCCCCTGAACCTCCCGGCGTGGAACGTCGACCAGCTCCCCGACGAACCCGTCGAGCGGGACGCCCGACTCATCGACACCTGCGCCGGGATCGCCTTCATCGTGATCACCATCGCGTTCCTGTTCTGGCAGCACTTCCAGTCGGTGGTGCCCGGCGAGGGCGACGGCCTGCCGTTCATCGACCCCGCGCTGTGGTCGTCCTGGCTGCCGGTGCTGCTCGCCGTCCTCGTCGCCAGCATCGGGGTGGAGATCGCCAAGTACCGGGCCGGCAGGTGGACCTGGCCGCTGGTCGGGGTCAACGCCGTGCTCAACCTCGCGTTCGCGGTGCCGCTGGTCTGGCTGCTGCTCACCGACCGGTTGATCAACCCCGACCTCGTCGACCGCTTCGAATGGCTGCGCGAGGGCGGGTCCGACACCGCCGTCCGGGTCGCCGTGGTCGTGGTCGCCGTGATCGTGGTCTGGGACGTGATCGACAGCGTGATCAAGGCTCGCCGCGCGGCGGTCCGCTGA
- a CDS encoding PadR family transcriptional regulator, which produces MVSDDILRTHLQELRRGTVVVASLVALRRPDYGYALLQRLTTHGFPVDANTLYPLLRRLEDQGLLTSEWNTEESRPRKFYRTSAEGESVLDRLLTDLAAVQTALTGLIEGAPR; this is translated from the coding sequence ATGGTCAGCGACGACATCCTGCGGACACACCTCCAGGAGCTACGCCGGGGCACGGTGGTGGTGGCCAGCCTGGTCGCCCTGCGCCGTCCCGACTACGGCTACGCCCTGCTGCAACGTCTCACCACGCACGGCTTCCCGGTGGACGCCAACACCCTCTACCCGCTGCTGCGCCGCCTGGAGGACCAGGGGCTGCTCACCAGCGAGTGGAACACCGAGGAGAGCCGGCCGCGCAAGTTCTACCGGACCAGCGCCGAGGGCGAGTCGGTGCTCGACCGCCTGCTCACCGACCTCGCCGCCGTCCAGACCGCCCTGACCGGGCTGATCGAAGGAGCCCCCCGATGA
- the dnaE gene encoding DNA polymerase III subunit alpha, translating to MGDSFAHLHVHTEYSMLDGAARLKDLFAEVERQGMPAVAMTDHGNMHGANDFYKQAMAAGVTPILGIEAYVAPESRFHKSRVRWGRPEQKSDDVSGSGGYTHKTIWARNKTGLHNLFTLTSKAYTDGFFVKWPRMDAELLAEYSEGLMATTGCPSGEVQTRLRLGHDAQALEAAAKYQEIFGRENYFLELMDHGLDIEKRVRDGLVEIGRKLGIPPVVTNDSHYTHEAQSEAHDVLLCVQTGSNVADPNRFKFGGSGYYIKSADEMRGVDGSDVWLEGCRNTLLVAEKVDPTGMFEFHNLMPRFPVPDGETEESWFRKETFAGLARRFPGGIPEGHVVQAEYELGVINEMGFPSYFLVVADFIQWAKSQGIAVGPGRGSAAGSLVAYALGITDLDPIPHGLIFERFLNPERVSMPDVDIDFDERRRGEVIKYVTDKWGEDKVAQIATFGTIKAKAAIKDSARVLGYPYAVGDRITKAMPPAVMGKDIPLTGIFDPQHPRYAEAGEIRGLYESDPDVRKVIDTAKGIEGLIRQTGVHAAGVIMSAEPIIEHIPLMRRDSDGVIITQFDYPTCESLGLLKMDFLGLRNLTIIDDAVKNIQLNHGRELDLLALPLDDKAAYELLARGDTLGVFQLDGGPMRSLLRMMKPDNFEDISAVLALYRPGPMGVDSHTNYALRKNGLQEITPIHPELAEPLWEILEPTHGLIVYQEQVQRAAQILAGYTLGQADLLRRAMGKKKKEILDKEFIPFRDGCRERGYSDEAIKAVWDVLVPFAGYAFNKAHSAAYGLVSYWTAYLKAHYPAEYMAALLTSVGDDKDKMALYLSECRRMGIQVLPPDVNTSAGPFTPVGREIRFGLGAIRNVGANVVAAIMRCRDEKGEYADFYDFLSKVDAVVCNKKTIESLIKAGAFDSLGHTRKSLLIVHADAIDAYADVKRKEAVGQYDLFGAGFGEADTGGSTTVMPTIGDTEWDKRDKLAFEREMLGLYVSDHPLFGLEHVLGAAADCTIAALSEEGTVPDGAVVTLAGILSGVQRRVTKQGRAWASATLEDLAGGVETLFFPNTYEVIGQYIAEDAIVVVKGRVDRRDDTPRIMAMDMSMPDVSTSAATKPVVLTIPVTRCTPPLVERLKETLVLHPGDTEVHVKLLNGGRTTLLRLGPVRVAPTTALMGDLKSVLGPANVS from the coding sequence ATGGGCGATTCGTTCGCGCATCTGCACGTGCACACGGAGTACTCGATGCTCGACGGAGCAGCCCGGCTCAAGGACCTGTTCGCCGAGGTCGAGCGGCAGGGGATGCCGGCGGTGGCGATGACCGACCACGGCAACATGCACGGCGCGAACGACTTCTACAAGCAGGCCATGGCCGCCGGGGTCACCCCGATCCTGGGCATCGAGGCGTACGTGGCGCCGGAGTCGCGCTTCCACAAGTCCCGGGTGCGGTGGGGCCGCCCCGAGCAGAAGAGCGACGACGTCTCCGGCAGCGGTGGCTACACCCACAAGACGATCTGGGCGCGCAACAAGACCGGCCTGCACAACCTGTTCACCCTCACCTCGAAGGCGTACACCGACGGGTTCTTCGTCAAGTGGCCCCGGATGGACGCCGAGCTGCTCGCCGAGTACTCCGAGGGCCTGATGGCGACCACCGGCTGCCCCTCGGGCGAGGTGCAGACCCGGCTGCGGCTCGGCCACGACGCGCAGGCCCTGGAGGCGGCAGCGAAGTACCAGGAGATCTTCGGCCGGGAGAACTACTTCCTGGAGCTGATGGACCACGGCCTCGACATCGAGAAGCGGGTCCGCGACGGGCTGGTGGAGATCGGCCGCAAGCTCGGCATCCCGCCGGTGGTCACCAACGACTCGCACTACACCCACGAGGCCCAGTCCGAGGCGCACGACGTGCTGCTGTGCGTGCAGACCGGCAGCAACGTCGCCGACCCGAACCGGTTCAAGTTCGGCGGCAGCGGCTACTACATCAAGTCCGCCGACGAGATGCGCGGCGTCGACGGCTCCGACGTCTGGCTGGAGGGCTGCCGCAACACCCTGCTGGTCGCCGAGAAGGTCGACCCCACCGGGATGTTCGAGTTCCACAACCTGATGCCGCGCTTCCCGGTGCCCGACGGCGAGACCGAGGAGTCCTGGTTCCGCAAGGAGACGTTCGCGGGTCTGGCCCGGCGGTTCCCCGGGGGCATCCCGGAGGGTCACGTGGTGCAGGCCGAGTACGAGCTGGGTGTCATCAACGAGATGGGCTTCCCGTCGTACTTCCTCGTGGTCGCCGACTTCATCCAGTGGGCCAAGAGCCAGGGCATCGCCGTGGGGCCGGGCCGTGGCTCGGCGGCCGGCTCGCTGGTCGCGTACGCGCTGGGGATCACCGACCTGGACCCGATCCCGCACGGGCTGATCTTCGAGCGGTTCCTCAACCCCGAGCGGGTCTCGATGCCCGACGTCGACATCGACTTCGACGAGCGTCGGCGCGGTGAGGTGATCAAGTACGTCACCGACAAGTGGGGCGAGGACAAGGTCGCCCAGATCGCCACCTTCGGCACGATCAAGGCGAAGGCCGCGATCAAGGACTCGGCGCGGGTCCTCGGTTACCCGTACGCGGTCGGCGACCGGATCACCAAGGCCATGCCCCCGGCGGTGATGGGCAAGGACATCCCGCTGACCGGCATCTTCGACCCGCAGCACCCCCGCTACGCCGAGGCCGGCGAGATCCGGGGTCTCTACGAGTCCGACCCGGACGTGCGCAAGGTGATCGACACGGCCAAGGGCATCGAGGGGCTGATCCGGCAGACCGGCGTGCACGCCGCCGGGGTCATCATGTCCGCCGAGCCGATCATCGAGCACATCCCGCTGATGCGCCGCGACTCCGACGGGGTGATCATCACCCAGTTCGACTACCCGACGTGCGAGTCGCTCGGGCTGTTGAAGATGGACTTCCTCGGCCTGCGCAACCTGACGATCATCGACGACGCGGTCAAGAACATCCAGCTCAACCACGGCAGGGAACTCGACCTGCTGGCCCTGCCGCTGGACGACAAGGCCGCCTACGAGCTGCTCGCCCGGGGCGACACCCTGGGCGTCTTCCAGCTCGACGGCGGGCCGATGCGGTCGCTGCTGCGGATGATGAAGCCCGACAATTTCGAGGACATCTCCGCCGTCCTGGCGCTCTACCGGCCCGGCCCGATGGGCGTCGACTCGCACACCAACTACGCGCTGCGCAAGAACGGCCTCCAGGAGATCACCCCGATCCACCCGGAGCTGGCGGAGCCGCTGTGGGAGATCCTGGAGCCCACCCACGGCCTGATCGTCTACCAGGAGCAGGTGCAGCGCGCCGCGCAGATTCTCGCCGGCTACACCCTCGGCCAGGCCGACCTGCTGCGCCGGGCGATGGGCAAGAAGAAGAAGGAGATCCTCGACAAGGAGTTCATCCCGTTCCGGGACGGCTGCCGCGAGCGCGGCTACTCCGACGAGGCCATCAAGGCGGTGTGGGACGTCCTGGTGCCCTTCGCCGGGTACGCCTTCAACAAGGCGCACTCCGCCGCGTACGGCCTGGTGTCGTACTGGACGGCGTACCTGAAGGCGCACTACCCGGCCGAGTACATGGCGGCGCTGCTCACCTCCGTCGGCGACGACAAGGACAAGATGGCGCTCTACCTGTCGGAGTGCCGGCGGATGGGGATCCAGGTCCTGCCGCCCGACGTGAACACCTCCGCCGGGCCGTTCACCCCCGTCGGCCGGGAGATCCGCTTCGGTCTCGGCGCGATCCGCAACGTCGGCGCGAACGTGGTCGCCGCGATCATGCGGTGCCGCGACGAGAAGGGCGAGTACGCCGACTTTTACGACTTCCTGTCCAAGGTGGACGCGGTGGTCTGCAACAAGAAGACCATCGAATCCCTGATCAAGGCCGGCGCGTTCGACTCCCTGGGGCACACCCGCAAGAGCCTGCTCATCGTGCACGCCGACGCCATCGACGCGTACGCCGACGTCAAGCGCAAGGAGGCCGTCGGCCAGTACGACCTGTTCGGTGCCGGCTTCGGCGAGGCCGACACCGGGGGCAGCACCACCGTCATGCCCACCATCGGTGACACCGAGTGGGACAAGCGCGACAAGCTCGCCTTCGAACGCGAGATGCTCGGCCTCTACGTCTCCGACCACCCGCTGTTCGGCCTGGAACACGTCCTCGGCGCGGCGGCCGACTGCACCATCGCCGCCCTGTCCGAGGAGGGCACCGTGCCCGACGGCGCGGTGGTCACCCTCGCCGGCATCCTCTCCGGCGTGCAGCGTCGGGTCACCAAGCAGGGCCGTGCCTGGGCGTCGGCCACCCTGGAGGACCTGGCCGGCGGCGTGGAGACGCTGTTCTTCCCCAACACCTACGAGGTGATCGGCCAGTACATCGCCGAGGACGCCATCGTGGTGGTGAAGGGCCGCGTCGACCGGCGCGACGACACCCCGCGCATCATGGCGATGGACATGTCCATGCCGGACGTCAGCACCAGCGCGGCGACCAAGCCCGTCGTGCTGACCATCCCCGTGACCCGGTGCACCCCGCCGCTGGTGGAACGCCTCAAGGAGACCCTGGTGCTGCATCCCGGCGACACCGAGGTGCACGTCAAGCTGCTCAACGGCGGCCGGACGACGCTGCTGCGCCTCGGCCCGGTCCGGGTGGCGCCCACCACCGCGCTGATGGGCGACCTGAAGAGCGTCCTCGGTCCCGCCAACGTGAGCTGA
- a CDS encoding aminotransferase class V-fold PLP-dependent enzyme, producing the protein MELEIAQKLWQPQPGWLNTATYGLPPEPAWTALQDALADWRVGRTSWETWAQATEQARAALARLVGVPVADVSVGASASQLLAPVAASLPAGATVVVPEVEFTSNLFPWLAQEPRGVRVRTVPLAGLVDAIDADTDLVAFSLVQSADGAVAAYDEVVTAARAHGAAVVVDATQAWGWLPFDATRADVVVSAAYKWLLAPRGVAFAYLAPEFRDRMRPDAACWYAGADPHASYYGPPLRLAEDARKFDISPAWFSYVGAAPALELLADIGAPAIHAHDVALANRFLAGLGRPPGDSAIVTVEVPDAQRRLERAGVRAAVRAGRVRASFHLYTTTHDVDLALAALTD; encoded by the coding sequence GTGGAGTTGGAGATCGCACAGAAGCTGTGGCAGCCCCAGCCGGGCTGGCTGAACACCGCGACGTACGGCCTGCCCCCCGAGCCGGCCTGGACGGCGTTGCAGGACGCGCTGGCCGACTGGCGGGTGGGGCGTACCTCATGGGAGACCTGGGCGCAGGCGACCGAGCAGGCCCGCGCTGCCCTGGCCCGCCTGGTCGGGGTGCCGGTCGCCGACGTCAGCGTCGGGGCCAGTGCCTCGCAGCTGCTCGCCCCGGTCGCCGCGTCGCTGCCGGCCGGCGCCACCGTGGTGGTCCCCGAGGTCGAGTTCACCTCCAACCTGTTCCCCTGGCTGGCGCAGGAACCGCGCGGCGTGCGGGTGCGCACGGTGCCCCTGGCCGGGCTCGTCGACGCCATCGACGCCGACACCGACCTGGTGGCGTTCAGCCTGGTGCAGTCCGCCGACGGCGCGGTGGCCGCGTACGACGAGGTCGTCACGGCGGCCCGGGCCCACGGCGCGGCCGTCGTGGTCGACGCCACCCAGGCCTGGGGTTGGCTGCCGTTCGACGCCACCCGGGCCGACGTCGTCGTGTCCGCGGCCTACAAGTGGCTGCTCGCCCCGCGCGGGGTGGCCTTCGCCTACCTCGCCCCCGAGTTCCGGGACCGGATGCGCCCCGACGCGGCCTGCTGGTATGCGGGGGCCGACCCGCACGCCTCCTACTACGGCCCGCCGCTGCGGCTGGCCGAGGACGCCCGGAAGTTCGACATCTCCCCGGCCTGGTTCAGCTACGTCGGTGCGGCACCCGCCCTGGAACTGCTCGCCGACATCGGGGCGCCGGCCATCCACGCCCACGACGTGGCGCTGGCCAACCGGTTCCTGGCCGGTCTGGGGCGGCCGCCCGGCGACAGCGCGATCGTCACCGTCGAGGTGCCCGACGCGCAGCGGCGGCTGGAACGGGCCGGAGTGCGCGCCGCCGTCCGCGCGGGCCGGGTGCGGGCCTCCTTCCACCTCTACACCACGACCCACGACGTCGACCTCGCCCTGGCCGCCCTGACCGACTGA
- a CDS encoding transcriptional regulator, with protein MTESMPAEAVETARKRLLLAAEDLDGNRVAALVGELAEQWGVPALWERVCVPLLAALRGHTATEVAVEHAFSEGVRSGLDVFRRGPGRALPPGGVLLAGAEQEAHCLGLHALAAALRERDRGCLLLGPALPWTALASAARRVRPHTAVVWSQTPLTGRAYRMVRFARDFPGVRVYAAGPGWIEPLAGPAERLGTLPGAVAACATPAA; from the coding sequence GTGACCGAGTCGATGCCGGCGGAGGCCGTGGAGACCGCGCGCAAGCGCCTCCTGCTGGCCGCCGAGGACCTCGACGGCAACCGCGTCGCCGCGCTGGTGGGCGAGCTGGCCGAGCAGTGGGGCGTCCCGGCGCTGTGGGAGCGGGTCTGCGTGCCGCTGCTGGCCGCGCTGCGCGGGCACACCGCCACCGAGGTCGCCGTCGAGCACGCCTTCTCCGAGGGGGTACGCAGCGGCCTCGACGTGTTCCGCCGGGGGCCCGGCCGCGCCCTGCCCCCCGGCGGTGTCCTGCTCGCCGGTGCCGAGCAGGAGGCGCACTGCCTCGGCCTGCACGCCCTGGCCGCCGCGCTGCGCGAGCGTGACCGTGGCTGCCTGCTGCTCGGCCCCGCCCTGCCCTGGACGGCGCTGGCCAGCGCCGCGCGCCGGGTCCGCCCGCACACCGCCGTGGTGTGGTCGCAGACGCCGCTGACCGGGCGCGCGTACCGCATGGTGCGCTTCGCCCGCGACTTCCCCGGCGTCCGGGTCTACGCGGCCGGACCCGGCTGGATCGAACCCCTGGCCGGCCCGGCGGAGCGGCTGGGCACGCTGCCCGGCGCGGTCGCCGCCTGCGCCACCCCGGCCGCCTGA
- a CDS encoding helix-turn-helix domain-containing protein — translation MSVVSSPVEFLELLAREAAAVEFEGPLVAARAAGLPADRIAELEQAKTVALRVRALLERRRRRESELSGLYDTVSDLAGLRDLDDVLRAIVHRARHLLGADVAYMTLNDDARGDTYMRVTDGSVSARFQRLRLPMGAGLGGLVAQSGAPYVTANYPQDERFHHTGEIDAGVGEEGLVAILGVPLRLGSTSIGVLYAANRSARPFVREEVALLVSLAAHAAVAIDTARLLAETRAALEELSTANTTIRAHSSSVERAAAAHDRMTALVLRGGGVEDVAAAVTDVLGGALLALDAQGRQLARVGEITAPDRADIVEAVAASRTEGRSVRRGPLWYAAVVAGAENLGALVLRPDDELVDADQRILERAALVTALLLLFRRTVAEAEGRVRGELLDDLIARPVRDADALRERARRLGVDLDAPHVLVAVGDDAIGATGSARQRVLSWAITYTSARGGLAAARDGRVVLMLPGGDAGGSARAVARDLARVTKRPVTAGASGPSAGPGTLAVTFREADRCLTALGALGRAGQGASTAELGFVGLLLGAVGDEGDADVAGFLTATVGPVVEYDARRGTALVRTLEAYFGVGGSLARAAELLHVHVNTVTQRLERVGQLLGADWQKPERALEVQLALRLHRLRSPTT, via the coding sequence ATGTCGGTTGTGTCCTCACCGGTGGAGTTCCTGGAACTGCTCGCGCGGGAGGCGGCCGCGGTCGAGTTCGAGGGGCCGCTGGTCGCCGCCCGCGCGGCCGGGCTGCCCGCCGACCGGATCGCCGAACTGGAGCAGGCCAAGACGGTGGCGTTGCGGGTCCGCGCGCTGCTGGAGCGTCGCCGCCGCCGGGAGAGCGAGCTGTCCGGCCTGTACGACACGGTCAGCGACCTGGCCGGGCTGCGGGACCTCGACGACGTGCTGCGGGCGATCGTGCACCGGGCCCGGCACCTGCTCGGGGCGGACGTCGCCTACATGACGCTCAACGACGACGCCCGCGGCGACACGTACATGCGGGTCACCGACGGTTCCGTCTCGGCCCGGTTCCAGCGGCTGCGGCTGCCGATGGGCGCGGGCCTCGGCGGTCTGGTGGCCCAGTCCGGCGCGCCCTACGTGACCGCGAACTATCCGCAGGACGAGCGGTTCCACCACACCGGGGAGATCGACGCGGGGGTGGGCGAGGAGGGCCTGGTGGCGATCCTCGGGGTGCCGCTGCGGCTCGGCTCGACCTCGATCGGCGTGCTGTACGCGGCGAACCGCTCGGCCCGGCCGTTCGTCCGGGAGGAGGTCGCCCTGCTGGTGTCCCTCGCGGCGCACGCGGCGGTGGCGATCGACACCGCCCGGCTGCTCGCCGAGACCCGCGCGGCGCTGGAGGAGCTGTCCACCGCCAACACCACCATCCGGGCGCACAGCAGCTCGGTGGAGCGGGCCGCCGCCGCGCACGACCGGATGACCGCCCTGGTGCTGCGCGGCGGCGGGGTGGAGGACGTGGCGGCGGCGGTGACCGACGTGCTGGGCGGCGCGCTGCTGGCGCTGGACGCGCAGGGCCGACAACTGGCCCGGGTCGGTGAGATCACCGCCCCGGACCGGGCGGACATCGTGGAGGCGGTGGCCGCGTCGCGGACCGAGGGACGCAGCGTGCGGCGGGGGCCGCTCTGGTACGCGGCGGTGGTGGCCGGCGCGGAGAACCTGGGTGCGTTGGTGCTGCGGCCCGACGACGAGCTGGTCGACGCCGACCAGCGGATCCTGGAGCGGGCAGCACTGGTGACGGCGCTGCTGCTGCTGTTCCGGCGCACGGTCGCCGAGGCCGAGGGCCGGGTCCGGGGCGAGTTGCTCGACGACCTGATCGCCCGCCCGGTGCGCGACGCGGACGCCCTGCGGGAACGCGCCCGTCGGCTCGGCGTGGACCTGGACGCCCCGCACGTGCTGGTGGCGGTGGGCGACGACGCGATCGGCGCGACCGGGTCGGCGCGGCAGCGGGTGCTGTCGTGGGCCATCACGTACACCTCGGCGCGGGGCGGACTCGCGGCGGCCCGCGACGGCCGGGTGGTGCTGATGCTGCCCGGCGGCGACGCCGGCGGCAGCGCCCGCGCGGTGGCCCGGGACCTGGCGCGCGTGACGAAGCGGCCGGTGACGGCGGGGGCGAGCGGGCCGTCGGCCGGGCCGGGGACGCTGGCCGTGACGTTCCGGGAGGCGGACCGGTGCCTGACCGCGCTCGGTGCGTTGGGACGGGCGGGGCAGGGGGCGAGCACCGCCGAGCTGGGTTTCGTCGGGCTGCTGCTCGGCGCGGTCGGCGACGAGGGGGACGCCGACGTCGCCGGGTTCCTCACCGCGACGGTCGGGCCGGTGGTGGAGTACGACGCGCGGCGGGGCACGGCGCTGGTGCGGACGCTGGAGGCGTACTTCGGTGTGGGTGGCAGCCTCGCCCGGGCGGCGGAGCTGCTGCACGTGCACGTCAACACGGTGACCCAGCGGCTGGAACGGGTCGGCCAACTGCTCGGCGCGGACTGGCAGAAGCCGGAGCGCGCCCTGGAGGTGCAGCTGGCCCTGCGGCTGCACCGGCTGCGCAGCCCGACGACCTGA
- a CDS encoding 3-hydroxybutyrate dehydrogenase: MTAEPVAVPHVVHVDLAGRTALVTGGGSGIGRACALRLAAAGASVLVVDRNVEAAKAVAAEAGGRAEGLDLADPVAVDTLDARVDIVVNNAGLQHVAPVPEFPTERFAYLHRVMVEAPFRIVRRALPHMYANRWGRVVNISSVHGLRASPYKAAYVSAKHALEGLSKVVALEGAAHGVTANCINPAYVRTPLVESQIADQAATHGIPETEVVETIMLARAAIKRLIEPAEVAELMAYLCSDAAAFITGTSIALDGGWTAS, from the coding sequence ATGACGGCAGAACCCGTGGCGGTCCCCCATGTCGTACACGTCGACCTCGCCGGTCGTACCGCCCTGGTGACCGGGGGCGGCAGCGGCATCGGCCGGGCGTGCGCCCTGCGGCTCGCCGCCGCCGGCGCGTCGGTGCTGGTGGTGGACCGCAACGTCGAGGCGGCGAAGGCGGTGGCCGCCGAGGCCGGCGGTCGGGCCGAGGGCCTCGACCTGGCCGACCCGGTGGCGGTGGACACGTTGGACGCCCGGGTGGACATCGTGGTGAACAACGCCGGACTCCAGCACGTGGCGCCGGTACCGGAGTTCCCGACGGAACGGTTCGCCTACCTGCACCGGGTGATGGTGGAGGCCCCGTTCCGCATCGTCCGGCGGGCGCTGCCGCACATGTACGCCAACCGGTGGGGACGGGTGGTCAACATCTCCTCCGTGCACGGGCTGCGGGCCTCGCCGTACAAGGCGGCGTACGTGTCGGCCAAGCACGCCCTGGAGGGGCTGTCGAAGGTGGTGGCCCTGGAGGGTGCGGCGCACGGCGTGACGGCCAACTGCATCAACCCGGCGTACGTGCGCACCCCGCTGGTGGAGAGCCAGATCGCCGACCAGGCCGCCACCCACGGCATCCCGGAGACCGAGGTGGTGGAGACGATCATGCTGGCCCGGGCGGCGATCAAGCGGCTGATCGAGCCGGCGGAGGTGGCGGAACTGATGGCGTACCTGTGCTCCGACGCGGCGGCCTTCATCACCGGCACGTCCATCGCCCTCGACGGGGGCTGGACGGCGAGCTAG
- the ruvC gene encoding crossover junction endodeoxyribonuclease RuvC gives MRVLGVDPGLTRCGVGVVEGVPGRQCSLVAYYVVHTDPDDELPLRLLHIDRSLTDLVAEHRPDAVAVERVFSQHNVRTVMGTAQASGIAVLAGARAGLPVQTYTPSEVKAAVTGSGQADKAQMTAMVTRLLRLPEPPRPADAADALALAICHVWRGGTRSKLAAAADRARRGGAR, from the coding sequence GTGCGGGTTCTCGGCGTCGACCCGGGGCTGACCCGGTGCGGGGTGGGTGTGGTGGAGGGGGTGCCGGGGCGGCAGTGCAGCCTGGTCGCCTACTACGTCGTGCACACCGACCCCGACGACGAGCTGCCGCTGCGCCTGCTGCACATCGACCGCTCGCTGACCGACCTGGTGGCCGAGCACCGGCCCGACGCGGTCGCGGTGGAACGGGTGTTCAGCCAGCACAACGTGCGCACCGTGATGGGCACCGCCCAGGCGAGCGGGATCGCGGTCCTCGCCGGTGCCCGCGCCGGGCTGCCCGTGCAGACCTACACCCCGAGCGAGGTGAAGGCGGCGGTGACCGGTTCCGGTCAGGCGGACAAGGCGCAGATGACGGCGATGGTCACCCGCCTGCTGCGCCTGCCGGAGCCGCCGCGTCCGGCGGACGCCGCCGACGCCCTGGCCCTGGCCATCTGCCACGTGTGGCGCGGCGGCACCCGCTCGAAGCTGGCCGCGGCGGCCGACCGGGCGAGACGAGGAGGAGCGAGATGA
- the ruvA gene encoding Holliday junction branch migration protein RuvA: MIASVRGTVTATGPDHAVIEVGGVGLAVQCAPGTIADLRVGQSARLATSLVVREDSLTLYGFADDDAKALFELLQTASGVGPRLAQAVLAVHTPDAVRKAIANADTAALTRVPGIGKKGAERLVLELRDRVGPVAVGPDGAAGVTGGAWPEQVRQALVGLGWTAGQADQAVAAVAETVDGATPPVPVLLKQAIRLLGRTR, from the coding sequence ATGATCGCCAGCGTGCGCGGCACGGTGACCGCGACCGGCCCCGACCATGCCGTCATCGAGGTCGGCGGGGTGGGCCTGGCGGTGCAGTGCGCCCCCGGCACGATCGCCGACCTGCGGGTGGGGCAGTCCGCCCGGCTGGCCACCAGCCTGGTGGTCCGGGAGGATTCGCTCACCCTCTACGGCTTCGCCGACGACGACGCCAAGGCGCTGTTCGAGCTGCTCCAGACCGCCAGCGGGGTCGGCCCCCGGCTGGCCCAGGCGGTGCTGGCGGTGCACACCCCCGACGCGGTCCGCAAGGCGATCGCCAACGCCGACACCGCCGCGTTGACCCGCGTGCCCGGCATCGGCAAGAAGGGCGCCGAACGCCTGGTGCTGGAGCTGCGCGACCGGGTCGGCCCGGTGGCGGTGGGCCCGGACGGCGCGGCCGGGGTCACCGGCGGCGCGTGGCCCGAGCAGGTCCGCCAGGCCCTGGTCGGGCTCGGCTGGACGGCGGGGCAGGCCGACCAGGCGGTGGCTGCCGTGGCGGAGACCGTCGACGGGGCGACCCCGCCCGTGCCGGTCTTGCTCAAGCAGGCCATCCGGCTGTTGGGTCGCACCCGATGA